One Spiribacter halobius DNA segment encodes these proteins:
- a CDS encoding FAD-binding oxidoreductase, whose product MNSYTFRTLDGGTTTVDAPTVDAFAGALRGDIVAADHPGYDEARAVWNGMVDRHPTLIARCRGARDVQTVVRFAAEHGLLTSVRGGGHHIAGNAVADQGLVIDCSAMRDVHVDPERRSARVGPGALLADFDHEAQAFGLATPLGINSTTGVAGLCLGGGFGWLSRRYGMTIDNLVSADLVTADGERRTVSGERDPELLWALQGGGGNFGVVTAFEFRLHPVGPMVYSGLVVYPFAQAEQVLRAWRDFTATAPEALTVWTVLRKAPPLPFLPESVHGHEVVVFPLVHCGDPADGERAAAPVLGFGEPVGSALGIQPYAAFQQAFDPLLTPGGRNYWKSNSFSTLNNAVLDLVINAAATLPDPECEVFIAHVGGAMARVAPTDTAYAGRDAHYIMNVHGRWSRPEQDDAVRDWARRTFSAAAPHGTGGGYVNFLTEDEGERTQAAYGVNYARLQAVKQRVDPRNLFRSNLNIPPQAPEAAA is encoded by the coding sequence ATGAACAGCTACACGTTCCGCACCCTGGACGGCGGCACCACCACCGTGGATGCCCCCACCGTCGACGCCTTCGCCGGCGCCCTCCGCGGCGACATCGTCGCCGCCGATCACCCCGGCTACGACGAGGCCCGCGCCGTGTGGAACGGCATGGTGGACCGCCACCCCACGCTGATCGCCCGCTGCCGCGGCGCGCGGGACGTGCAGACCGTCGTGCGCTTCGCCGCGGAGCACGGACTGCTCACCAGCGTTCGTGGTGGCGGCCATCACATTGCCGGAAACGCCGTGGCCGACCAGGGGCTGGTGATCGACTGCTCAGCCATGCGTGACGTCCACGTGGACCCGGAGCGACGCAGCGCACGCGTCGGCCCCGGCGCCCTGCTCGCCGACTTCGACCATGAGGCACAGGCCTTCGGGCTGGCCACGCCGCTCGGCATCAACTCCACCACCGGCGTCGCCGGCCTGTGCCTCGGGGGCGGTTTCGGCTGGCTCAGCCGGCGCTACGGCATGACCATCGACAACCTCGTCTCGGCGGACCTCGTCACCGCCGACGGTGAGCGACGCACCGTCTCGGGCGAGCGCGACCCGGAGCTCTTGTGGGCCTTGCAGGGCGGTGGCGGCAACTTCGGGGTGGTGACGGCCTTCGAGTTCCGCCTGCATCCGGTGGGTCCGATGGTCTACAGCGGCCTGGTGGTCTACCCGTTCGCGCAGGCGGAGCAGGTGCTGCGCGCCTGGCGGGACTTCACCGCCACCGCGCCCGAAGCGCTCACGGTCTGGACCGTGCTGCGCAAGGCCCCGCCCCTGCCCTTCCTGCCGGAATCGGTGCACGGTCACGAGGTGGTGGTCTTCCCGCTCGTGCATTGCGGTGACCCCGCCGACGGCGAGCGCGCCGCGGCGCCCGTGCTCGGCTTCGGCGAGCCGGTGGGCAGCGCCCTCGGCATCCAGCCCTATGCCGCATTCCAGCAGGCGTTCGATCCGCTGCTCACGCCCGGCGGGCGGAACTATTGGAAATCCAACAGCTTCAGCACGCTTAATAACGCAGTACTGGACCTGGTCATCAACGCGGCCGCGACGCTGCCGGACCCGGAATGCGAGGTCTTCATCGCCCACGTGGGCGGCGCCATGGCCCGAGTGGCCCCGACCGACACCGCCTACGCCGGCCGCGACGCCCACTACATCATGAACGTGCACGGGCGCTGGAGCCGCCCGGAACAGGACGACGCGGTCCGCGACTGGGCACGGCGGACATTCTCCGCGGCGGCGCCCCACGGCACCGGCGGGGGCTACGTGAACTTCCTCACCGAGGACGAAGGTGAGCGCACCCAGGCCGCCTACGGCGTAAATTATGCGCGACTCCAGGCCGTGAAGCAGCGGGTCGATCCGCGCAACCTCTTCCGCTCGAACCTGAACATACCCCCGCAGGCGCCGGAAGCGGCGGCGTAG
- a CDS encoding winged helix-turn-helix transcriptional regulator — protein MSGAQSGSYGQFCPVAMASEVLCRRWTTLILRELLCGSTRFNELQKGMPRISPGLLSERLRELEAHGLVRREPTGTGHAYRLSEAGEALRPLVTAMGEWGHRWVESTASLANLDPSLLMWDMRRNLDPTPMPPRRCVIQFLYPDLAPGSRRWWLVVEPGTGVSLCYTDPGFDVDLHVSSSLRTMTAIWMGYTTLAAEVASGMVHLTGDDALRRSIDAWLGLSPFARNTVNRAAAEGA, from the coding sequence ATGAGCGGAGCACAGTCAGGTAGTTACGGTCAGTTCTGCCCGGTCGCCATGGCCTCGGAGGTGCTCTGCCGCCGCTGGACCACGCTGATCCTGCGCGAGCTGCTCTGCGGCAGCACCCGCTTCAACGAGCTGCAGAAGGGCATGCCCCGAATCTCCCCGGGGCTGCTCTCCGAGCGGTTGCGGGAGCTGGAAGCCCACGGGCTGGTGCGGCGCGAGCCGACCGGCACCGGCCACGCCTATCGCCTGAGCGAGGCGGGGGAGGCCCTGCGCCCGCTGGTCACGGCGATGGGTGAGTGGGGCCACCGCTGGGTCGAGAGCACGGCTTCCCTCGCCAATCTGGACCCCTCCCTGTTGATGTGGGACATGCGCCGAAATCTGGACCCGACGCCGATGCCGCCGCGCCGCTGCGTGATTCAGTTTCTGTACCCGGATCTTGCGCCCGGCAGCCGGCGCTGGTGGCTGGTGGTGGAGCCCGGGACCGGGGTAAGCCTCTGCTACACGGACCCGGGCTTCGACGTGGATCTGCACGTCTCCTCCAGCCTGCGGACCATGACCGCCATCTGGATGGGCTACACGACCCTGGCGGCCGAGGTGGCGTCCGGCATGGTGCACCTCACCGGGGACGACGCCCTGCGCCGCAGCATCGACGCCTGGCTTGGCCTGAGCCCGTTCGCCCGCAACACCGTCAACCGTGCGGCCGCCGAGGGGGCCTGA